Within Mongoliitalea daihaiensis, the genomic segment ATAACTACATGATCTTCGATGGTGGGATGGCGTTTCTTATCTGCATCATTCTTTTCCACACTCAAAGCACCTAAGGTAACACCTTGATATATTTTCACACATTCACCAATTGTAGTCGTCTCTCCAATAACGATGCCCGTACCATGATCTATACAGAATTTAGGACCAATGGTCGCTCCAGGGTGGATATCTATCCCTGTCTTGCTATGGGCATACTCTGTGATCATACGAGGAATTAAGCCGATGCCAAGAGTGTATAAGGCATGAGCAATTCGATAGGCTGTAACTGCATAAAATCCAGGATAGCATCTAATAACTTCTGTTAATGATTTGGCCGCTGGATCACCATCATACATTGCTTGCACATCTTGTAAAAGCAACTCATAAACCGAGTCTAATTGATTGAAAAAATCGTCTGCAAGCTCTCCCCCATCCGATTGATGCAAGTGTTTATTTTTAATTAATAAGCCACTCAATCTGCATTTCAACTCATCTAGTTTATGCTGAATTTGATCTGGATCTTTTAAAAGTTCAGCAGAGAAATCCGGAAACAAAATACCGAGTAAGTCTTCAAAAAATCCCTGAATGATTTTTGAAGATGGACATTCCGGACAATTTTGATGTGCTTGAGCTAATTTTTCAACAAAAGATGGCATCATAAAAATATTGGAAGATTACTAAAACACTAAACCAACACGGATCACATAAGGTTCATTGTATGGAGATCGGCGGATATCAAAATTAAGGTTGTATAAAAAGGTAAAGTTGACTCCTCCTCTATTCCCAAAAGGCATAAAATACCCTCCCCCAACCAGTAGGGCATCTACCCACTCTCTTCTAAATGAATCTGAGGAAAAGTTGAATACTTCAAAGTTTAAGGTTTCGTATTCAGCATGTAAAAAAACATTTGGAAAAATATTGAAACGAGAAAAAACTCTTCCTCCAAAAAGAGAATTGGATCCACCGATAAACCGACTGTCATTGAAATATTGATAAGTAGCTCCTAACCCAGAAGACAGCTTATCTGTAATCATAACCCCAGCCAAGGGTGATAAGTCAATGAAAGTAATGGTCCCAAAAGACATCCCAAAATTTCCTCCGACATACATTCGATCTTTA encodes:
- the epsC gene encoding serine O-acetyltransferase EpsC, whose translation is MPSFVEKLAQAHQNCPECPSSKIIQGFFEDLLGILFPDFSAELLKDPDQIQHKLDELKCRLSGLLIKNKHLHQSDGGELADDFFNQLDSVYELLLQDVQAMYDGDPAAKSLTEVIRCYPGFYAVTAYRIAHALYTLGIGLIPRMITEYAHSKTGIDIHPGATIGPKFCIDHGTGIVIGETTTIGECVKIYQGVTLGALSVEKNDADKKRHPTIEDHVVIYAGATILGGNTIIGKHSVVGGNVWLTKSIPPQSKVYYQANMQDPSGGHRETYIIKT